CTCCATATTACTATGTAGAACatccttgatttttttttttaaattattggtattttctaatatttatagaAATTTACATTCATTACTGTTTTTTATAATTCAATTACAAAAAtcttacaaaattttatttaaaaaaatacattgCTATATCATCAAAAAATACCAGATTTTAAAACTAATATACCTGAATTTGAAACTTTCCCGTAATCCTGTTTTTCCCGTTTTTATAGGTTTAAAAAGTAACCTTTTGGTTACTTAAAATATTAACAAGTtaccaattagttacttttttcatgaatttttttttatttttatagcatattattttatatacattttggttacttccaatacttattttttgaaactttttttaTCTTAAGACACTGATTAATTATTTTGAAGTTATATTATGGTGTTTTATTACTTGAGATACTTTTACGTTGCTGATTAATcattttttagaaactaatgagttacaataaaatataacaaattactatataacttattattaaaagttacttttagtatactatacaataatttttttatattctatttaaaagttaccaaataATATCctaaaaaatctattttaaaaaagttactttgaatatttataaataaatttaagttgtttAGAATACAACATAAtatcttttaaatataaaataaaaatacaaattttagtatattaaattttgataaagtttaaaatttagttactttttggtcaacacaatataaaaaataaactaaaaggtGGCTTTTAATTATGGTCTTCTTCTCCGGTGATGGTAAAAAAATATatgcttcccacatatcaaaataaTCACCTTGAAGAGTAGGTCGCGATGATACTGCTTAATttattaacattttaaataacaaaaatgttacttttttaaaCCCAGAAAAACGAGAAAACTGGGATTTCGGGAAAGTTTCAAATTCAAgtatattacttttagaatcCAGTATTTTTTACAATGTGGCAaggtatttttataaataaaattttgtaggtaatttttataattattttatattataggtATATAATTGTAAAAATCCCTCTAAAAACAAAAAGGCCTTGTAGAATTTCGTATTATGCGATGTCGTTTTAAAAATGGGCTTTATAGATGGGCTGGCTCGATACAGGGCCCAAATGAATAATGAAAAGAAGGGTTGGGACTGACAGTGTGTTAAGCCCTAGCTTTGTGTCCATTCCCGCTTCTCTGCTCCAGCTTTCCGGTGACTCTCTGCtaaaccctctctctctctctctctctctctctcttggtccaTAGCCATGGCCACCACAAGCTTGAACTCAAGTACAGAGCTTTCTAGGTCCTTGGCCGCTTCGATTAGACCATGTTATCAGAGAATCGACCGGAGCCGGCGTTTCGTATGCCGATTGCCGTCCGGGTCTTTCACCAATAAGTTCTCGAAGCCTTCAATGGAAGTTAGAAGAGTTAGGGCAGCTGAAGCTTTGAAGGGTAGAGGAGGTATAATTTCGATGTCGAAGAGTGAGAGTGGTGATACTGGTGTTGGTCTTACGTATAAGGACGCCGGTGTCGATATCGATGCTGGGTCGGAACTCGTTCGGAGAATTGCTAAGATGGCTCCTGGGATTGGAGGCTTCGGGGGTCTTTATCCTCTTGGTATGGTTCTTACTGAGTTTTTGCTACTTCTCATGAAATTTATGGGCGTTATGACCTTTCGCATAAagctcttatttttatttttaatatttattctGAATTGGTAGCAACGTTGGCTTGTTTTTGTAAGCCTCTGATATAGATTTTACTCTAATTTTAGTGTTGTGGTTGATTGATAAACAGGTGATTCGTATCTCGTTGCTGGTACTGATGGTGTAGGAACTAAACTTAAGCTTGCATTTGAAACTGGTATACATGATACCATTGGGATTGATCTGGTAAATTTTGAAATGAGTCACTTTAACATCCTCATGTCTCTGCTTATTGATAGTTGGTCTTTGCTAATTCGCCTTAACTCCAGGTTGCAATGAGTGTTAATGATATTGTTACTTCTGGGGCGAAGCCATTATTTTTTCTTGATTACTTTGCTACAAGTCGCcttgatgttgatcttgctgaAAAGGTAAAGACCAAATCTTGTCAGAGCTTGCTTGGTTACTGAAATGATACGCATTATTATAAGAAACctaatctttttatttttgttaaggtTATAAAAGGCATTGTTGATGGTTGCCAACAATCAGAGTGTGCTCTTCTAGGTGGAGAGGTAATTTAAATGATTTACGTGATAAGTTTCTTTTTTCAGAACATTTTGTCATCTATTATTTGTTTGAGAAGGGAATCTTGTGACTAATACCACTGACATTAAGCAAACAATGAAATAGCTTTAGTTTATTTTGCTTGCTCTGAAAGCTGAAACTTTTTTTGTTACCTTAGTAGTTTCACTACTTATGTACATGCACAAAAAGTAGTACTAGTCTCTTAAGCTGGTCTGagttaattttttgttttgtttcacAGACCGCAGAGATGCCAGATTTCTACGCTGATGGCGAGTATGATCTTAGTGGTTTTGCGGTTGGTATTGTAAACAAGGATTCAGTTATAGATGGAAAAAGCATTGTGGCTGGAGATGTACTCATTGGCTTGCCTTCTAGCGGAGTTCATTCCAACGGTTTCTCTCTTGTAAGAAGGTTGGCAATTTTTGAGGAACTTCTTCTATGGGGTTGCCAATGTTTTTGGATTATCAATTCTTAGTCCCATTTATGTGATGAAATTTCTGGTTGTATATGATGATAGGGTTCTTGCTCATAGTGGACTGTCTTTGAAGGACAAACTTCCTGGTGAAGGTGTAACATTAGGTGAAGCTTTGATGGCACCAACTGTGATATACGTTAAGCAGGTTAAGATCACTTCCCTCTTCACATTGTTTCTCTGTGCTCATACGTTATTAAAATACTTGCCATCCTATTTTTACCGTCTCTTCCTTCGCTTGTAAATAAAACAGGTACTTGATTTGATTAGCAAAGGAGGTGTAAAGGGGATAGCCCATGTCACAGGTGGTGGGTTTACTGACAACATACCTCGAGTGTTTCCTAAAGGCCTTGGTGCTGTTATTGACATGGATTCCTGGGAGATTCCTGCTGTTTTCAAATGGATCCAAGAGGTAAACagatatatggattttgtgtCCTTGTTTCTCCGTGGAAACttatgaaagaaagaaagaaagaaagaaaaagcccAGCAATTCCCATTGACTTGTGTTGCTTTTATTTCttttgaatgttttaaaattaacTTTGTGTATTTTTACTTCAAATTTCTTGCACAAGGCGGGAAGAGTGGAAGATGGCGAGATGAGGCGAACTTTCAACATGGGCATTGGGATGGTTTTAGTTGTGACTCCAGAAGCATCCTACAGAATTCTTGAGGAAGCTGCAAATGGAGCATACAAGGCTTACCGCATAGGTGAAGTGGTAAATGGCGAAGGAGTCAGTTATTCTTGACTTCTCTGGATAGCTGTCAATTTATGAAGCTGAGATATAAGAGAGCTGAGAATGCAGCTCTACCATTTTCTTGTAACTTCAACACAGAAATTTTGAAgatttctatttttatttgttttattgcCCCCCTAACTTGGGCTTCAAGTTATGTATGCATGCTTGGTAGAGATGAGATGTAAAGTTAGTAACCGTAAGCTGGATTTAAAATAAGAA
The genomic region above belongs to Humulus lupulus chromosome 1, drHumLupu1.1, whole genome shotgun sequence and contains:
- the LOC133789555 gene encoding phosphoribosylformylglycinamidine cyclo-ligase, chloroplastic codes for the protein MATTSLNSSTELSRSLAASIRPCYQRIDRSRRFVCRLPSGSFTNKFSKPSMEVRRVRAAEALKGRGGIISMSKSESGDTGVGLTYKDAGVDIDAGSELVRRIAKMAPGIGGFGGLYPLGDSYLVAGTDGVGTKLKLAFETGIHDTIGIDLVAMSVNDIVTSGAKPLFFLDYFATSRLDVDLAEKVIKGIVDGCQQSECALLGGETAEMPDFYADGEYDLSGFAVGIVNKDSVIDGKSIVAGDVLIGLPSSGVHSNGFSLVRRVLAHSGLSLKDKLPGEGVTLGEALMAPTVIYVKQVLDLISKGGVKGIAHVTGGGFTDNIPRVFPKGLGAVIDMDSWEIPAVFKWIQEAGRVEDGEMRRTFNMGIGMVLVVTPEASYRILEEAANGAYKAYRIGEVVNGEGVSYS